In a genomic window of Nodosilinea sp. E11:
- a CDS encoding ATP-binding cassette domain-containing protein, with translation MRLSGGQRQRLGIARALLVNPDVLVFDEATSSLDYESERSIQLAMRSILGTRTTIIIAHRLSTVREADKIVVLDEGRIAEVGNHEELLAHGGIYHRLHVLQETGELVS, from the coding sequence GTGCGGCTCTCGGGTGGTCAGCGGCAGCGACTGGGCATTGCCCGCGCCTTGCTAGTCAACCCCGATGTGCTGGTGTTTGACGAGGCCACCTCTAGCCTCGACTACGAGTCGGAGCGATCGATCCAGCTGGCCATGCGCTCGATTCTCGGCACGCGCACCACGATTATCATTGCCCACCGGCTCAGCACGGTGCGGGAGGCCGACAAGATTGTGGTGCTGGATGAGGGCCGCATTGCCGAAGTGGGTAACCACGAGGAGCTGCTGGCCCACGGCGGTATCTACCACCGCCTGCACGTGCTGCAAGAAACCGGCGAATTGGTGAGCTAA
- a CDS encoding PAS domain-containing protein has product MQILWGSDYIQFYNDAYIPIAGSKHPQGLGQRAEECWQEIWDFSGALLDQVMATGEATWSEDQPLVLNRNGEAEEGYFTFSYTPIWDELGQVGGIFIAVNETTQKILGERRERALRAKAQIAAANLENVLTSISDEFMMFDSHWRFTYVNDRAVASLQRPRQDLLEQSIWAVFPEAIATPFYRGLHEAVAAQTATTFELFCADKGRWFENRVYPFENGVSLLRVDITDRKHLEQALQQSQEQLNDLLNTAPASIARGRFFADRTYSLDYRSVGCEVLTGYSLEEITPDLWEMCTFAEDQAAIADAMFNAVFEQRPVTVEYRFRHKDGSVRWVSDSLTSRRDQAQNCWIVTMVGIDITARKQAEDALRYSEAHLAMAQRVAQFGSWEFYPTSQQSVWSKAMFDQFGFDPAQTEPSYSELMQRVHADDRPLLEHYVDQAVLKKQPYAFDLRVLLPNGAIRYLHSRCEPMVDAQGQVVKLMGTCLDITQRKQTEVILQESKERLQVALQGADCGTWDYDLISQALIWSDRCKVMFGIDLDTEMSFEVFAQALHPDDRDRVQQAVVAAIADHRDYDIEMRTLWPDGTGRWVRSIGRVYEDGHGQPYRMAGVALDISALKQAEIALRESEERYRFLAEAMPQMVWMADRSGVQYWNQRWYDYTGISKDAAVGVGGTQLVHPEEQERTLELWQQAIDQGKGFEIEQRIRRYDGVYRWFINRGLPVQDSSGEITRWVGTITDVDDKKQLENERARLLDQERVAREAAENANQIKDEFLAILSHELRSPLNPILGWAKLLRTTKLTAAKTEQALETIERNARLQAQLIDDLLDVSRILRGKLVLNHLPTTLNGVIQAALETVYSLVETKGIDLQIQLDSAPVRVYGDANRLQQVVWNLLSNAVKFTPSGGRVTVQLDCLGSWAHIRVSDTGKGIDLDFLPHVFDRFRQADSTTTRDFGGLGLGLAIAHQIVELHHGTIQVESPGEGQGATFTVRLPVTSTAVASLKQGTHSTHITDLHNVHVMVVEDNGDSRHLITATLQQFGAKVTALPSANDAIAALSHIQPDILVSDIGMPGMDGYMLMQKVRAMGHTHQIPAIALTSYTTATDQEKMILAGFQKHLPKPMDLAQLVEAVSSLVHPRPE; this is encoded by the coding sequence ATGCAGATTTTATGGGGGTCTGACTACATTCAGTTCTATAACGATGCCTACATCCCGATCGCGGGCAGCAAGCATCCTCAAGGGTTAGGGCAACGGGCTGAGGAGTGCTGGCAGGAGATCTGGGATTTCTCTGGAGCACTGCTGGATCAGGTGATGGCGACTGGGGAAGCGACTTGGTCAGAGGATCAGCCCCTGGTCTTGAACCGCAATGGTGAGGCGGAAGAGGGCTACTTTACCTTCTCCTACACGCCGATCTGGGATGAGTTGGGTCAGGTGGGGGGCATCTTTATTGCGGTTAATGAGACGACCCAAAAAATCTTAGGCGAGCGGCGGGAGCGGGCCTTGAGGGCTAAAGCTCAGATTGCTGCCGCAAACTTAGAGAACGTTTTAACCAGCATCAGTGATGAGTTTATGATGTTTGACTCCCACTGGCGCTTTACCTACGTTAACGATCGCGCTGTGGCCTCCCTGCAAAGGCCTCGGCAAGATTTGCTGGAGCAGTCTATTTGGGCGGTGTTTCCAGAGGCGATCGCTACGCCGTTTTATCGGGGCTTGCATGAGGCCGTGGCGGCGCAAACGGCCACCACCTTTGAGCTGTTTTGCGCCGATAAAGGGCGCTGGTTTGAAAACCGGGTGTACCCCTTTGAAAATGGGGTGTCGCTGCTGCGGGTTGACATTACCGATCGCAAACATTTGGAGCAGGCTCTCCAGCAGTCCCAGGAGCAACTAAATGATCTGCTCAATACGGCCCCCGCTTCGATCGCCCGTGGCCGCTTCTTTGCTGACCGTACCTACAGTCTTGACTATCGCTCGGTGGGCTGTGAGGTGCTGACGGGCTACTCCCTAGAGGAGATTACGCCCGATCTTTGGGAAATGTGCACCTTTGCCGAAGATCAAGCCGCGATCGCTGACGCCATGTTTAATGCGGTGTTTGAGCAACGGCCCGTTACGGTGGAGTATCGCTTTCGGCATAAAGATGGCTCCGTACGCTGGGTTTCAGACAGCCTGACCTCGCGCCGCGATCAGGCTCAAAACTGCTGGATTGTGACTATGGTGGGCATAGACATCACCGCCCGCAAACAGGCAGAAGATGCCCTGCGCTACAGCGAAGCTCACCTGGCGATGGCTCAGCGGGTGGCTCAGTTTGGCAGTTGGGAGTTTTACCCCACTAGTCAGCAGAGCGTTTGGTCGAAGGCGATGTTTGACCAATTTGGCTTTGACCCCGCCCAAACTGAACCCAGCTACAGCGAACTCATGCAGCGGGTCCATGCTGACGACCGGCCCCTGCTTGAGCACTATGTAGACCAGGCTGTACTTAAAAAGCAGCCCTACGCCTTTGATTTACGGGTGCTATTGCCCAATGGGGCAATCCGCTATTTACATTCTCGCTGTGAGCCGATGGTTGACGCTCAAGGCCAGGTGGTCAAGCTCATGGGCACCTGTTTGGATATCACGCAGCGCAAGCAGACTGAAGTCATTTTGCAGGAGAGTAAAGAGCGGTTACAGGTCGCTTTGCAGGGGGCTGACTGTGGCACCTGGGACTATGACTTGATTAGTCAAGCGCTGATCTGGTCTGATCGATGCAAAGTGATGTTCGGCATTGATCTCGATACAGAGATGAGTTTTGAGGTGTTTGCCCAGGCCCTTCACCCCGACGATCGCGATCGCGTCCAGCAGGCAGTGGTGGCCGCGATCGCTGACCACCGAGATTACGACATTGAAATGCGTACCCTTTGGCCCGATGGTACCGGGCGATGGGTGCGCTCTATTGGGCGAGTGTATGAGGACGGCCACGGGCAACCCTACCGCATGGCGGGAGTGGCGTTAGATATTTCTGCTCTCAAACAGGCCGAGATTGCCCTGCGCGAGAGTGAAGAGCGCTATCGGTTTTTGGCTGAGGCCATGCCTCAAATGGTGTGGATGGCCGATCGCAGCGGCGTTCAATACTGGAACCAACGCTGGTATGACTACACAGGTATTTCAAAAGATGCTGCGGTTGGGGTGGGCGGCACTCAGCTGGTACATCCTGAGGAACAGGAACGCACCCTGGAACTGTGGCAGCAGGCCATAGACCAGGGCAAAGGATTTGAAATTGAGCAGCGCATTCGCCGTTACGACGGCGTGTATCGCTGGTTTATTAACCGTGGTTTGCCGGTGCAAGACAGCAGCGGCGAAATCACCCGCTGGGTGGGTACGATCACGGATGTAGACGACAAAAAACAGCTCGAAAATGAGCGCGCCCGCCTCCTCGATCAAGAGCGTGTGGCCCGTGAAGCCGCCGAAAATGCCAACCAAATCAAGGACGAATTTTTAGCCATTCTCTCCCACGAACTGCGATCGCCCCTCAACCCAATTTTGGGCTGGGCAAAGCTGCTGCGCACCACCAAACTTACTGCGGCCAAGACTGAACAGGCTCTCGAAACCATTGAGCGCAATGCCCGATTGCAAGCCCAACTCATTGATGACCTGCTGGATGTATCCCGTATTTTGCGCGGCAAGCTGGTGCTCAACCATTTGCCTACTACTCTCAATGGCGTTATTCAAGCGGCACTAGAAACCGTCTATTCCCTGGTCGAAACTAAAGGCATCGACCTTCAGATTCAGCTAGATTCAGCTCCTGTTAGAGTCTATGGCGATGCTAACCGGCTTCAACAAGTGGTGTGGAACCTGTTGTCTAACGCGGTAAAGTTTACCCCTTCTGGAGGGCGGGTAACGGTGCAGTTAGACTGCTTAGGCTCCTGGGCTCATATTCGGGTAAGCGACACTGGTAAGGGTATTGATCTTGACTTTTTGCCCCATGTGTTCGATCGCTTCAGACAGGCCGACAGCACCACCACCCGAGACTTTGGCGGGCTGGGGTTGGGGCTGGCGATCGCCCATCAAATTGTCGAATTGCACCACGGTACCATTCAGGTTGAGAGTCCAGGCGAGGGCCAAGGGGCCACCTTTACGGTGCGGTTGCCGGTGACCTCAACGGCAGTAGCTTCATTAAAGCAGGGGACTCATTCAACCCACATCACTGACCTTCACAACGTTCACGTGATGGTGGTTGAAGACAATGGCGATAGTCGTCATTTAATTACAGCGACGCTGCAACAGTTTGGGGCCAAGGTCACAGCCCTACCCTCGGCCAATGATGCGATCGCGGCGCTTTCCCACATTCAGCCCGACATCTTGGTTAGTGACATTGGCATGCCCGGCATGGACGGCTACATGCTGATGCAAAAAGTTCGTGCTATGGGCCACACCCATCAAATTCCGGCTATTGCGTTGACCTCTTATACCACCGCCACCGATCAAGAAAAAATGATTTTAGCGGGCTTTCAAAAACATCTGCCCAAACCGATGGATCTAGCCCAGCTAGTCGAGGCAGTTTCATCGCTCGTGCACCCCCGGCCTGAGTAA
- a CDS encoding DUF4349 domain-containing protein produces the protein MTRSAFPRLCTHRVALLAIVLGATLVGGCAEVPEIVFRQEALSTEADMALGGAAPTAENQAIAPAAEPGAADMAKRSGMPEPTPSDIGQPTPQLVKQASLVLVLTDIDTAVTQVQTIIQQAQGDVLSLQDHRSPEGTAQQVSLTLRVPQAELDSVLEALRPLGTVQQQSLTAEDVSSQLVDLEARLKNLRQAEAALLEIMARSGEISHVLEVARELSTVREGIERMAAQQQNLRRQVAFSQIDLTLQSPVTSVPPLRPVGETLGNTWKSATQSVKTFTVSGLKLGLWLLAFSPYWVLLAALGYGGYRLWQSHSQPPATAEADNS, from the coding sequence ATGACCCGCTCTGCATTCCCCCGACTGTGTACCCATCGTGTTGCCCTGTTAGCGATCGTCCTGGGGGCGACCCTGGTTGGTGGCTGTGCCGAGGTACCTGAAATTGTGTTCAGACAAGAGGCCCTGTCTACGGAGGCTGATATGGCGCTGGGTGGGGCTGCGCCCACAGCTGAAAATCAGGCGATCGCTCCAGCAGCAGAACCGGGAGCTGCGGATATGGCGAAACGGAGCGGCATGCCTGAGCCAACCCCGAGCGATATTGGCCAGCCTACGCCTCAGCTGGTCAAGCAGGCCAGCTTGGTGCTGGTGCTCACCGATATCGATACAGCCGTTACTCAGGTACAGACCATCATTCAGCAGGCTCAGGGCGATGTGCTAAGCCTGCAAGATCATCGTTCTCCCGAGGGCACCGCCCAGCAGGTTTCGCTAACGCTGCGGGTGCCCCAGGCGGAGCTAGACTCGGTGCTAGAAGCCCTGAGGCCGTTAGGAACGGTGCAGCAGCAGTCGTTGACCGCAGAAGACGTCTCCAGTCAGCTGGTCGATCTGGAGGCGCGGTTGAAGAATCTGCGCCAGGCTGAGGCGGCCCTGCTAGAAATCATGGCGCGATCGGGGGAAATTTCCCACGTGCTGGAGGTGGCGCGGGAACTCAGCACCGTGCGCGAGGGTATTGAGCGAATGGCGGCTCAGCAGCAAAATCTCCGGCGTCAAGTCGCCTTCTCCCAAATTGACCTGACCCTGCAAAGCCCTGTTACCTCAGTGCCACCGTTGCGGCCCGTGGGCGAAACCCTTGGCAACACCTGGAAATCGGCTACCCAGTCGGTCAAAACATTCACCGTTAGCGGTCTAAAGCTAGGGCTGTGGCTGCTAGCCTTTAGCCCCTACTGGGTGCTGCTGGCGGCGCTTGGCTACGGCGGCTATCGGCTTTGGCAGAGTCATTCGCAGCCGCCTGCGACTGCGGAAGCTGACAACAGCTAA
- a CDS encoding ABC transporter ATP-binding protein, translated as MASFHHVIRYYSRYRRAAVFSIAASSLFQIVDLAVPYCIGQILNVLSNQSVDPLSQGIINRVGAAVGYPAGAGLAIALFLFVIFVVTVVRAPIQPWLGTWFHWDIALRTRRDHSLSVARKLLTLPLGFYDENNPGRISGRVARGLSNHTWTYPEIAGQLIPQLFRITGIFLLIAWIDWRIALAFLVSFILILSFSCKDLIRLNQKEQILDSHIENTESRTSEIITNIKTVKAFATETQELQRQQQRLEREFTMVLHVIHKGYVILSTWQNFIIQSCVFGVLVMTLLATLQGHISLGHFVTTLTVSSMAYSELEPISNLAEIFARRYASMLHFHEFMEEPLGTDVVNLTDAPESLPTYQFTGKVHFDQVSFGYDDQKPVLQAIDLLIEPYQTVALVGRSGSGKSTLVKLLFRYFDPHGGRILIDGEDIRRLDVTGYRKRLAIVHQEVDVFNGTLLDNLKYGNPTATMEQVNEACRIARVDEFIHRLPKGYYTVVGERGCGSRVVSGSDWALPAPC; from the coding sequence ATGGCTTCCTTTCATCACGTTATTCGCTACTACAGCCGCTACCGCCGAGCGGCCGTCTTTAGCATTGCCGCCAGCAGTCTGTTTCAGATTGTCGATTTAGCGGTGCCCTACTGCATTGGGCAAATTCTCAACGTCCTTTCAAACCAGTCGGTTGACCCCCTTAGTCAAGGAATTATCAATCGGGTGGGTGCCGCCGTGGGCTACCCAGCCGGGGCGGGTCTAGCTATTGCCCTTTTTCTGTTCGTTATCTTTGTCGTTACTGTAGTACGCGCCCCCATTCAGCCCTGGCTAGGCACCTGGTTTCACTGGGATATTGCCCTGCGTACCCGACGCGATCACTCGCTATCGGTGGCGCGCAAACTGCTTACCCTGCCCCTAGGCTTCTACGACGAAAATAACCCTGGTCGGATTTCTGGCCGAGTGGCGCGGGGGCTGTCTAACCACACCTGGACCTATCCTGAAATTGCCGGTCAGCTGATCCCTCAACTGTTTCGCATTACCGGTATCTTTCTGCTGATTGCCTGGATCGACTGGCGGATTGCTCTAGCCTTCTTGGTGTCGTTTATCTTGATTTTGAGCTTTAGCTGTAAAGATCTAATTCGTCTCAACCAGAAAGAGCAAATCCTTGACAGCCACATCGAAAACACTGAAAGTCGTACCTCGGAGATTATCACCAACATTAAAACCGTGAAGGCCTTTGCCACCGAAACCCAAGAGCTACAGCGGCAGCAGCAACGCCTGGAACGAGAGTTCACGATGGTGCTTCACGTTATTCACAAGGGCTACGTCATTCTGTCCACCTGGCAGAATTTCATCATCCAGAGCTGCGTGTTCGGCGTTTTGGTGATGACGCTGCTGGCCACCCTGCAGGGACACATCTCGCTAGGGCACTTTGTCACCACCCTGACGGTGTCGAGTATGGCCTACTCCGAGCTAGAACCGATTAGCAACTTGGCGGAAATTTTTGCCCGCCGCTACGCCTCCATGCTGCACTTCCACGAATTTATGGAAGAGCCCCTGGGCACCGACGTGGTAAACCTGACCGACGCCCCCGAGAGCCTGCCCACCTATCAGTTCACCGGCAAGGTGCACTTCGACCAGGTGAGCTTTGGCTACGATGACCAAAAGCCCGTGCTGCAAGCCATCGATCTGCTGATCGAGCCCTACCAAACGGTAGCGCTGGTGGGCCGCTCCGGTTCGGGCAAATCGACTCTGGTGAAACTGCTGTTTCGCTACTTCGACCCCCACGGCGGCCGCATTCTGATCGATGGCGAAGACATTCGCCGGTTAGATGTGACGGGTTACCGGAAGCGGCTGGCGATCGTGCACCAAGAGGTGGACGTGTTTAACGGCACCCTGCTTGACAACCTCAAGTACGGCAACCCCACCGCTACTATGGAGCAGGTCAACGAAGCCTGCCGCATCGCTCGGGTAGATGAGTTCATTCATCGACTGCCCAAGGGCTATTACACGGTGGTGGGTGAACGGGGGTGCGGCTCTCGGGTGGTCAGCGGCAGCGACTGGGCATTGCCCGCGCCTTGCTAG
- a CDS encoding MoaD/ThiS family protein — translation MSDPITVTVKLFAIYQEAYGSPEAQWQFPAGATVGNVRDRALAEHPTLEPWRDRTRLGLNLQFVADDTPLQDGDEVVLIPPVSGG, via the coding sequence GTGTCAGACCCGATTACCGTCACCGTCAAACTCTTTGCCATTTACCAGGAGGCCTACGGCAGTCCTGAGGCACAGTGGCAGTTTCCCGCTGGGGCAACGGTGGGCAATGTGCGCGATCGCGCTCTGGCTGAGCATCCAACACTAGAACCGTGGCGCGATCGCACCCGCTTGGGCCTCAACCTCCAGTTTGTCGCCGACGATACTCCGCTCCAGGACGGCGACGAGGTGGTGCTGATTCCTCCGGTGAGCGGCGGCTAG
- the pheT gene encoding phenylalanine--tRNA ligase subunit beta: protein MRISLNWLNEYVNVQLSPGELADALTMAGFEVEDIEDRRTWADGVVVGRVVERTPHPDADKLSVCVVDIGEANTSTIVCGAANVQANIYVAVATVETYLPVVDLTIKPRKLRGVPSAGMICSLAELGLAKESEGIHIFEAEALELGQDVRPLLGLNDVILDVTSTANRADALSMVGIAREVAAITGAALHLPVTKSVAVPSSSGAPAISLPDAKACPIYIGTVLENIALGPSPQWLQQRLQAAGTRPINNVVDITNYVLLEWGQPLHAFDRDRLVTTGDSLSLGVRYAHAGETLVTLDSQKRQLAPETLLITANDQPVALAGVMGGEATEVHDGTVAVMLEAAFFDAAAIRKSARSQGLRTEASARYERGVNPAELVLACDRALQLLQEVAGATVVAQTTGTTALGATIPSRVLTLRLSRVTQLLGQVTNLGDHPQDLPPETIQTLLETLGCQVVATEAAGVWAVTVPPYRYRDLEREIDLIEEVARLYGYNHFADTLPQKAIGGSLSVEAALHRRLRESFRAAGLTELLHYSLTKPISDRQVTLANPLFPEYSALRQDLVDGLIEAYAFNLNQGNGPLNGFEVGHIFWQDEAGIHEAEAIGGIVGGDGRSSQWVTSGQAQPLTWYEAKGVLDGVFSRLGLAVDYRADSTDPRFHPGRTASLWVRGRLELGRFGQLHPQLRQQRQLPAEVYVFQLNWSALETCLVPVLQKSVKFAAYSTFPVSDRDLAFYAPLEVTVAHLTTAMTKAGGKLLESVALFDEYRGESVPQGQRSLAFRLVYRSPDQTLTDDAVDPVHQKVRATLEKQFGVTLRS from the coding sequence ATGCGCATATCTCTGAACTGGCTCAACGAATACGTCAATGTCCAGCTTTCTCCAGGGGAGCTGGCTGATGCCCTGACCATGGCCGGCTTTGAGGTCGAAGATATTGAGGACAGACGCACCTGGGCTGATGGCGTGGTGGTCGGGCGAGTGGTAGAGCGCACCCCGCACCCCGATGCCGATAAACTCAGCGTTTGTGTGGTCGATATTGGTGAAGCCAATACGTCAACTATAGTGTGCGGCGCTGCCAATGTGCAGGCCAACATCTACGTGGCCGTCGCCACCGTCGAGACCTATCTGCCCGTAGTTGATTTGACCATTAAGCCCCGTAAATTGCGGGGGGTACCCTCGGCAGGCATGATCTGCTCTCTAGCCGAGCTGGGGTTGGCTAAAGAGTCTGAAGGAATTCATATCTTTGAGGCGGAAGCCCTAGAGCTGGGCCAGGACGTGCGCCCCCTACTAGGGCTAAATGACGTGATTTTGGACGTGACCTCCACCGCTAACCGGGCCGATGCGCTCAGCATGGTGGGTATTGCCCGAGAGGTGGCGGCGATTACGGGGGCAGCGCTGCATTTACCAGTCACTAAGTCCGTTGCCGTCCCCAGCAGTTCAGGGGCTCCGGCAATTTCGCTGCCCGATGCCAAAGCCTGCCCCATCTACATTGGTACGGTGCTTGAAAATATTGCTCTTGGTCCGTCACCCCAGTGGTTGCAGCAGCGACTCCAGGCGGCGGGCACCCGCCCCATTAACAATGTGGTAGACATCACTAACTACGTGCTGCTGGAGTGGGGCCAACCGCTCCACGCCTTTGACCGCGATCGCCTGGTGACGACCGGGGACAGCCTCAGTCTCGGCGTGCGCTACGCCCATGCTGGCGAAACCCTGGTTACTCTTGACAGTCAAAAGCGCCAGCTAGCCCCCGAGACGCTATTGATTACCGCCAATGACCAACCCGTGGCCCTGGCTGGGGTGATGGGCGGCGAAGCCACTGAGGTCCACGACGGTACTGTAGCCGTCATGCTAGAGGCCGCTTTTTTTGATGCGGCGGCCATTCGCAAGTCGGCCCGCAGCCAGGGGTTGCGCACCGAGGCCTCGGCCCGCTACGAGCGAGGGGTAAACCCGGCGGAGTTGGTACTCGCCTGCGATCGCGCCCTCCAGCTCCTGCAAGAGGTAGCCGGAGCGACCGTGGTGGCCCAAACCACCGGCACCACTGCCCTAGGAGCCACCATTCCCAGCCGGGTGCTCACGCTGCGGCTGAGTCGGGTCACCCAACTGCTCGGCCAGGTCACCAACTTGGGTGACCACCCCCAAGACCTACCTCCCGAAACGATTCAAACCCTTTTAGAAACCCTGGGCTGCCAGGTTGTGGCGACCGAGGCTGCGGGCGTGTGGGCGGTGACGGTGCCTCCCTACCGCTACCGCGATCTAGAGCGCGAAATTGATTTGATTGAAGAGGTAGCTCGCCTCTACGGCTACAACCACTTTGCCGATACCCTGCCCCAAAAGGCGATCGGCGGCTCGCTCTCGGTAGAAGCGGCCCTGCACCGTCGGCTGCGCGAGTCCTTTCGCGCCGCTGGGCTAACGGAGCTGCTGCACTACTCGTTGACTAAACCGATTAGCGATCGCCAGGTTACCCTCGCCAACCCCCTCTTTCCTGAATACTCTGCCCTGCGCCAGGATCTAGTCGATGGTCTGATTGAGGCCTACGCCTTTAACCTCAACCAGGGCAACGGCCCGCTGAACGGGTTTGAGGTTGGCCATATTTTCTGGCAAGACGAGGCGGGTATTCACGAGGCGGAAGCGATCGGTGGCATTGTGGGAGGCGACGGGCGATCGAGCCAGTGGGTTACCAGTGGTCAGGCTCAACCGCTCACCTGGTACGAGGCCAAAGGCGTGCTTGACGGCGTGTTTAGTCGCCTGGGGCTAGCGGTTGACTACCGCGCCGACAGCACCGATCCTCGGTTTCACCCCGGTCGCACCGCATCGCTGTGGGTGCGGGGGCGGCTAGAGCTGGGACGCTTTGGCCAGCTACACCCCCAACTGCGCCAGCAGCGGCAGTTGCCCGCCGAAGTCTATGTGTTTCAGCTCAACTGGTCGGCGCTGGAGACCTGCCTGGTGCCGGTACTGCAAAAGTCAGTTAAGTTCGCGGCGTATTCGACCTTCCCGGTGAGCGATCGCGACCTGGCCTTCTACGCTCCCCTAGAGGTCACCGTCGCCCACCTAACGACTGCCATGACCAAAGCCGGGGGCAAATTGCTAGAGTCGGTCGCCCTCTTCGACGAGTACCGGGGTGAAAGCGTCCCCCAAGGACAGCGCAGCCTAGCCTTTCGATTGGTTTACCGCTCCCCCGATCAGACTCTTACTGACGATGCCGTAGACCCTGTTCACCAAAAGGTGCGTGCCACCCTAGAGAAACAGTTCGGCGTAACGCTGCGCAGCTAA
- a CDS encoding protein kinase domain-containing protein: protein MSYCIQPDCSKPKNPPTVSHCQCCGAELLLRGRYRMIRALGRGGFGATFLARDELLPGKPPCVIKQLRPSAEAPHILDMARDLFKREAKILGMIGNHPQLPRLLDYFESGQEFFLVQEYINGFTLQQEVKRGGPFTEAGVKQFLSEILSMVQYVHDNHVIHRDIKPANIIRRDQDKKLVLIDFGAVKDKVNPAQAASSDQTALTAYAIGTPGYAPPEQMAMRPVYASDIYALGVTCIYLLSGKAPKDLNYDPNTGELMWREQIHISDHFAGVLQKMLEVSVKHRYQSVEAIHRDLDLEPYMESLAQNMAFPSSGSSAASGYSNSYGLVSGPSTQPGMTPSGGSPSSRMAAAIRARRERSHSDSKSATSPGLGRNGAPPPRRVTPSATVLSSEDVKQKYTKGRRDFSLQTFKNLDLQRTLLAEANFNQSKLPSANFQGSDLSNANFGRANLSRATLRNAKLVKAYFHYANLEGADLRGANLARACLSNANLRGANLCGADLTGALVSDDQLASARTNWSTIMPNGHRGVL from the coding sequence ATGAGCTACTGCATCCAACCCGATTGTTCAAAGCCTAAGAACCCTCCCACAGTCAGTCATTGTCAATGCTGTGGGGCAGAGCTGTTGCTGCGAGGCCGCTATCGGATGATCCGGGCGCTGGGGCGAGGCGGTTTTGGGGCTACGTTTTTAGCCCGCGACGAACTACTGCCGGGCAAGCCTCCCTGTGTTATCAAACAACTGCGCCCCTCGGCTGAAGCTCCCCATATCCTTGATATGGCTCGGGATCTGTTTAAACGGGAGGCCAAAATTTTAGGGATGATTGGCAACCATCCCCAACTGCCCCGTCTGCTCGACTATTTTGAGAGTGGTCAAGAATTTTTTCTGGTCCAAGAGTATATCAACGGCTTTACCCTCCAGCAGGAGGTCAAGCGGGGTGGCCCCTTTACCGAAGCGGGGGTAAAGCAATTTCTCAGCGAAATTTTGTCGATGGTGCAGTACGTCCACGACAACCACGTTATTCACCGCGATATTAAGCCCGCCAATATCATTCGCCGCGACCAGGATAAAAAACTGGTGCTGATTGACTTTGGAGCCGTAAAAGATAAGGTCAACCCTGCCCAGGCAGCTAGCTCTGACCAGACAGCACTCACCGCCTACGCCATTGGGACTCCTGGCTACGCACCGCCTGAGCAAATGGCCATGCGCCCCGTGTATGCCAGCGACATCTATGCTTTAGGAGTCACCTGCATCTACCTGCTTTCCGGCAAAGCTCCCAAGGATCTTAACTATGATCCCAATACTGGCGAGCTCATGTGGCGTGAGCAGATTCACATTAGCGATCACTTTGCTGGCGTGCTGCAAAAAATGCTCGAAGTTTCGGTGAAACATCGCTATCAGAGCGTAGAGGCGATTCACCGCGACTTAGATCTCGAACCCTACATGGAAAGTTTGGCCCAGAACATGGCCTTCCCCTCATCAGGCAGCTCAGCCGCCAGTGGGTATAGTAATAGCTATGGTCTGGTCAGCGGTCCATCTACTCAGCCAGGTATGACTCCTTCGGGAGGGTCGCCATCGTCGCGTATGGCCGCAGCGATTCGCGCCCGTCGCGAGCGATCGCACTCCGATTCCAAGAGCGCTACCTCCCCAGGGCTGGGCCGCAATGGTGCGCCCCCACCTCGTCGGGTAACTCCTTCGGCGACCGTGCTCTCCTCAGAAGATGTCAAACAAAAGTACACCAAAGGGCGACGCGACTTTTCGCTACAGACGTTCAAAAACCTCGATCTTCAGCGCACCTTGCTGGCAGAAGCCAACTTTAATCAGTCGAAACTGCCTAGCGCCAACTTCCAAGGATCTGACCTCAGTAACGCTAATTTTGGCCGTGCCAATTTGAGTCGGGCTACCCTGCGCAATGCCAAGCTGGTCAAGGCCTACTTCCACTACGCCAACCTGGAGGGGGCTGACCTACGGGGGGCTAACCTGGCCCGCGCCTGTTTGTCTAATGCCAACCTGCGGGGGGCCAACCTGTGCGGGGCAGACCTCACCGGTGCGCTGGTTTCCGATGACCAACTGGCCTCGGCCCGCACTAACTGGTCTACGATTATGCCCAACGGCCATCGCGGTGTTCTGTAG